DNA from Nocardioides yefusunii:
CAGCTCGGCGAAGTCGGCATCGGTGAGGACCACCATTTCGCCGTCCTCGGTCTCGTAACCCTTCGCGATCTCGGAGTACGGCACCTCCTGGCCGTCCACCGAACAGATGCGCTGGTACCTGATCCGCCCACCGTCGGCGGCGTGCACCTGCCGGAACGACACGTCGTGGGACTCGGTGGCGGAGAAGAGCCGGACCGGGACGTTGACGAGGCCGAACGAGACGGCACCCTTCCAGATCGCACGCACGAGAACCTCCGTCGTCGTGGCCGGGCGGGCCGGGGAGGAGGCCCCTGACCAGCATCGACACTGTGACACCACTCTGGCCCCGTCGGCGTCGCGCTGCAAGGATGGTGAGGTGCGCCCAATGCTCGCCATGCGTGGGGACCGGCTCCCGGAGGGGCCGGGGTGGTGCCACGAGGTGAAGTGGGACGGAGTGCGGGCCCTCGTCGTGGTGAGTACCGCAGGCACCCGGATCCTCACCCGCAATGGCAACGACGTCACCGCCGCCGTCGTGGAGTTCGCCGGTCTTCGCGTCGCTGTGCCCGGCCACGCGCCTGTGGAGGCGGTCCTGGACGCCGAACTCGTCGCGATGGTCGACGGGAGGCCGTCGTTCCAGGCGGTCATGTCCCGGCTTCGTGGAGGCTCCTCGCGGGCAGCGGCCCGCAGCAGTGACCAGCCGCGCGCCGCACTCGTGCTCGTCGTCTTCGACCTCCTCGCCAGCGGAGGTCAGGACCTCACCGGGCTGACGCTCCAGGACCGCCGGGCACTGCTCGAAGAGCTCTCCTTCCTGCCCGGGGTCACCCCCGCAGGATCAGATTCCGTGCCGGGTGCCGTCATGCGGTCCCCGATCCACGACGACGTCCGGGCGTTGTGGGATGCGACGGCTGCGCAGGGGCTGGAGGGGGTGATCTCCAAGCGGTGGGACTCGACCTACGAGACGGGCGTCCGCAGCACCGCGTGGCTGAAGTTCCCGCACCGGACCCGGACGTCGTGGGTGGTCGGCGGGTGGCGCCCCGAACTGGGCGGGGACCGGGCGGGCGGTCACCGGATCGGCGCACTGTTGCTGGGGGAGCCCCGTCGAGGGCCCAGTTCCGGGCCACCGGGGCTGTTCGCCCGCGGGGCAGTGGGTAGCGGAATCACCGGTCAGCAGGAA
Protein-coding regions in this window:
- a CDS encoding DNA ligase, with protein sequence MLAMRGDRLPEGPGWCHEVKWDGVRALVVVSTAGTRILTRNGNDVTAAVVEFAGLRVAVPGHAPVEAVLDAELVAMVDGRPSFQAVMSRLRGGSSRAAARSSDQPRAALVLVVFDLLASGGQDLTGLTLQDRRALLEELSFLPGVTPAGSDSVPGAVMRSPIHDDVRALWDATAAQGLEGVISKRWDSTYETGVRSTAWLKFPHRTRTSWVVGGWRPELGGDRAGGHRIGALLLGEPRRGPSSGPPGLFARGAVGSGITGQQEQELRALLAAIPRRTSPFIDLSAAEETTAVWVEPALVVDVESLGFTENGRLRQASFAGVRADLGVEDLLADPQSRPVADGDGAPGDPTDPTGRLEVGGRGG